One segment of Polaribacter huanghezhanensis DNA contains the following:
- a CDS encoding pyruvate dehydrogenase complex E1 component subunit beta, which yields MKVVQFREAICEAMSEEMRRDESIYLMGEEVAEYNGAYKASKGMLDEFGAKRVIDTPIAELGFAGIAIGSAMNGNRPIVEYMTFNFSLVGIDQIINNAAKIRQMSGGQFNCPIVFRGPTGSAGQLGATHSQAFENWFANTPGLKVIVPSNPYDAKGLLKAAIRDNDPVIFMESEQMYGDKMEIPEGEYVLPIGVAEIKREGTDVTIVSFGKIIKEAYKAAEELAKENISVEIIDLRTVRPMDHDAIIKSVKKTNRLVVLEEAWPFASVASEITYRIQDEAFDYLDAPIKRITTADTPAPYSPVLLEAWLPNSNDVIKAVKEVLYI from the coding sequence ATGAAAGTAGTTCAATTTAGAGAAGCGATTTGCGAAGCAATGAGCGAAGAAATGCGCAGAGATGAAAGCATTTATTTAATGGGTGAAGAAGTTGCAGAATATAATGGAGCTTACAAGGCTAGTAAAGGAATGTTAGATGAGTTCGGTGCAAAGAGAGTTATTGATACTCCAATTGCTGAACTTGGTTTTGCTGGAATTGCTATTGGATCTGCAATGAATGGAAACAGACCTATTGTAGAATACATGACGTTTAACTTTTCTTTAGTTGGAATTGATCAAATTATAAACAACGCAGCAAAAATTAGGCAAATGTCTGGTGGGCAATTTAATTGTCCAATTGTTTTTCGTGGACCAACTGGTTCTGCTGGTCAGTTAGGAGCTACACACTCACAAGCATTTGAAAATTGGTTTGCAAATACACCTGGTTTAAAAGTAATCGTTCCTTCAAATCCTTATGATGCAAAGGGTTTATTAAAAGCTGCAATTAGAGATAATGATCCTGTAATTTTTATGGAATCTGAACAGATGTATGGTGATAAAATGGAGATTCCTGAAGGAGAATATGTATTGCCAATTGGAGTTGCAGAAATAAAAAGAGAAGGAACAGACGTAACTATTGTTTCTTTCGGAAAAATTATTAAAGAAGCATATAAAGCTGCTGAAGAGTTAGCTAAAGAAAATATTTCTGTAGAAATTATCGATTTAAGAACGGTTCGCCCAATGGATCACGATGCAATTATTAAATCTGTAAAGAAAACAAATAGATTAGTTGTTTTAGAAGAAGCTTGGCCGTTTGCTAGTGTTGCTTCTGAGATAACATATAGAATTCAAGATGAAGCATTTGATTATTTAGATGCCCCAATAAAAAGAATCACAACTGCAGATACTCCTGCACCGTATTCTCCTGTATTATTAGAGGCTTGGTTACCAAATTCTAATGATGTTATTAAAGCAGTTAAAGAAGTTTTGTATATTTAA
- a CDS encoding electron transfer flavoprotein subunit beta/FixA family protein, which yields MKILVCISHVPDTTSKINFTDNDTKFDTNGVQFVINPYDEFSLTRAMWFKEKQGATVTVVNVGNATTEPTLRKALAIGADDAIRVNADATDGFFVAKQIAEVVKNGSYDLVLAGRESIDYNGGMVPGMLASILNFNFVNGCISLEIENTTVTAVREIEGGSEKLSTSLPLVVAGQNGLVEEKDLRIPNMRGIMMARKKPLSVVEAVDVAAQTSSTSFEKPAARGAVKLVDADNIDELINLLHNEAKVI from the coding sequence ATGAAAATATTAGTTTGTATCAGCCATGTACCTGATACCACATCCAAAATTAACTTTACAGATAATGACACGAAGTTTGATACAAACGGAGTGCAATTTGTAATAAACCCATATGACGAATTTAGTTTAACTCGTGCCATGTGGTTTAAAGAAAAGCAAGGAGCAACTGTTACAGTTGTTAATGTTGGAAACGCGACTACAGAGCCAACGCTACGTAAAGCTTTAGCTATCGGGGCCGATGATGCAATAAGAGTAAATGCAGATGCTACTGATGGATTCTTCGTAGCAAAACAAATCGCAGAAGTTGTAAAAAACGGAAGCTATGATTTGGTTTTAGCGGGTAGAGAATCGATCGATTATAACGGTGGAATGGTTCCAGGAATGTTGGCATCAATCTTAAATTTTAATTTTGTAAATGGTTGTATTAGTTTAGAAATTGAAAATACTACGGTTACAGCTGTAAGAGAAATTGAAGGAGGTAGTGAAAAATTATCAACAAGTTTACCTTTAGTGGTTGCAGGGCAAAATGGTTTGGTTGAAGAAAAAGATTTACGTATCCCGAATATGAGAGGGATTATGATGGCGCGTAAAAAACCATTATCAGTTGTTGAAGCAGTTGATGTTGCAGCGCAAACATCTTCAACATCATTTGAAAAACCAGCAGCAAGAGGAGCTGTTAAATTAGTGGATGCAGATAATATTGATGAGCTAATCAATTTATTGCACAATGAAGCTAAAGTAATTTAA
- a CDS encoding electron transfer flavoprotein subunit alpha/FixB family protein has product MSVLVFADSSEGKFKKSAFEVVSYGKKVAEQLGSNVVAVTINVADASELYKYGAEKVVSVSNDQLATFNAKAFASVLEQVASKEKANVVIIDSSVNGLYVAPIVAVHLNAGYASNVVALPSSTDPFIVKRKAFSNKAFSNTTIATDAKVIGLAKNSYGVHENAVSGTTESFDAQISDADLGVKSVSLDKATGKVTIADADIVVSAGRGLKGPENWGMIEELAEVLGAATACSKPVSDLGWRPHGEHVGQTGKPVASNLYIAIGISGAIQHLAGINASKVKVVINIDPEAPFFKAADYGIVGDAFEVVPTLIEKLKVFKQS; this is encoded by the coding sequence ATGTCAGTTTTAGTATTCGCCGATTCATCGGAAGGAAAATTTAAAAAATCTGCTTTTGAAGTCGTTTCTTACGGTAAAAAAGTAGCAGAACAATTAGGTTCAAATGTTGTAGCTGTAACCATTAATGTTGCAGATGCATCAGAATTATATAAATATGGAGCAGAAAAAGTAGTTTCTGTTTCTAATGACCAATTAGCGACTTTTAATGCAAAAGCATTTGCTTCTGTATTAGAGCAAGTTGCTTCAAAAGAAAAAGCGAACGTTGTAATTATAGATTCTAGCGTAAACGGATTGTATGTAGCGCCAATTGTAGCAGTACATTTAAATGCAGGATATGCCTCAAATGTTGTTGCGTTACCAAGTTCTACAGATCCTTTTATAGTAAAAAGAAAAGCATTTTCTAACAAAGCATTTTCTAATACAACAATTGCAACAGATGCAAAAGTTATTGGCTTGGCAAAGAACTCTTATGGAGTTCACGAAAATGCAGTAAGCGGAACCACAGAAAGCTTTGATGCTCAGATTTCCGATGCTGATTTAGGCGTAAAATCTGTAAGCTTAGACAAAGCAACAGGAAAAGTAACTATTGCAGATGCAGATATTGTTGTTTCAGCTGGGCGTGGATTAAAAGGTCCAGAAAACTGGGGAATGATTGAAGAATTAGCAGAAGTTTTAGGTGCTGCAACCGCGTGTTCTAAACCCGTTTCTGATTTAGGTTGGAGACCACACGGAGAACATGTTGGTCAAACCGGAAAACCAGTTGCTTCTAATTTATATATTGCAATCGGAATTTCAGGTGCCATTCAGCATTTAGCAGGAATTAATGCATCAAAAGTAAAAGTAGTAATTAATATAGATCCAGAAGCACCATTTTTTAAGGCTGCAGATTACGGAATTGTTGGAGATGCTTTTGAAGTTGTACCAACATTAATTGAAAAATTAAAAGTTTTTAAGCAATCATAA
- a CDS encoding bifunctional nuclease family protein, producing MSLIKLTIKGISYSQTQTGAYALVLSEIDGDRTLPIIIGAFEAQSIAIALEKEIRPPRPLTHDLFKTFADRYFINIKQVIIHKLVDGVFFSSLISEKNGVEEIIDARTSDAIAIAVRFNAPIYTYETILDKAGIYLKVEEELSLDAPELDTDDLMADIISETSEEAPKQKSLKELYKELDAAVANENYELAAKIRDEISKRS from the coding sequence ATGAGTTTGATAAAACTAACAATTAAAGGAATTTCTTATAGTCAAACACAAACTGGAGCTTATGCTTTGGTATTGAGTGAGATAGACGGAGATAGAACTTTGCCGATTATTATTGGCGCTTTTGAAGCACAATCTATTGCCATTGCTTTAGAAAAAGAAATTAGACCGCCAAGACCATTAACCCATGATTTATTTAAAACTTTTGCAGACAGGTATTTTATCAATATCAAGCAAGTAATTATCCATAAATTGGTTGATGGCGTTTTCTTTTCTAGTTTAATTTCAGAAAAAAATGGCGTAGAAGAAATTATAGACGCAAGAACTTCTGATGCAATAGCAATTGCAGTTCGATTTAATGCACCAATTTACACCTATGAAACTATTTTAGATAAAGCAGGAATTTATTTAAAAGTAGAAGAAGAATTATCTTTGGATGCTCCAGAATTAGACACGGACGATTTAATGGCAGATATTATTTCAGAAACTTCTGAAGAAGCCCCAAAACAAAAATCATTAAAAGAGTTATATAAAGAATTAGATGCTGCTGTAGCAAATGAAAACTACGAGCTGGCGGCAAAAATTAGAGATGAAATAAGTAAACGCTCTTAA
- a CDS encoding NupC/NupG family nucleoside CNT transporter, translating to MKKLLIILFCFVSVSMFSQTSTEIATEIIPSQGFSLSNLWRGVLGMISLLVIAYLFSSNKKKIEWKTVGIGLSAQLLIAVGVLKVTFVQKIFEWIGGLFVSVLDFTRAGSKFLFEGLVVDMDKFGYIFAFQVLPTIIFFSALTSVLFYLGWIQKIVKVLAWSLAKVLKISGAESLSVAGNIFLGQTEAPLLIKAYLEKMNKSEMLLVMIGGMATVAGAVLAAYIGFLGGDDPVLRLQFAKHLLAASVMAAPGAIVISKILYPQVEEINTDVRVSSEKIGSNILDSIANGTTEGLKLAVNVGAMLLVFVAFIAMMNGILGWVGDITSINDWIAGNTSYQSLSLEFMLGYIFAPLMWLIGVATDDMAMMGQLLGIKLVASEFVGYIQLAELKNVASAVHLNYNKSVIMATYMLCGFANFASIGIQIGGIGSLAPGQRKTLSEFGMKALIGGTIASLMSAAIAGMIIG from the coding sequence ATGAAAAAATTATTAATTATCCTTTTTTGTTTTGTTTCAGTTTCAATGTTTTCTCAAACGTCAACTGAAATAGCCACAGAAATAATACCAAGTCAAGGGTTTTCTTTAAGCAACTTATGGCGAGGTGTTTTAGGAATGATTTCTTTATTGGTAATCGCCTATTTGTTCTCTAGCAATAAGAAAAAAATTGAATGGAAAACTGTAGGAATTGGTTTGTCTGCACAATTATTAATTGCAGTTGGAGTCTTAAAAGTAACTTTTGTTCAAAAAATATTTGAATGGATTGGTGGCTTATTTGTAAGTGTTTTAGATTTTACAAGAGCAGGAAGTAAGTTTTTGTTTGAAGGTTTGGTGGTAGATATGGACAAATTTGGATACATTTTTGCCTTTCAGGTATTGCCAACAATCATCTTTTTCTCAGCATTAACATCGGTTTTATTTTATTTGGGATGGATTCAGAAAATTGTAAAAGTATTGGCTTGGTCATTAGCAAAAGTGTTAAAAATATCTGGAGCAGAAAGTTTATCTGTTGCGGGTAATATTTTTCTTGGTCAAACTGAAGCACCATTATTGATTAAAGCGTATTTAGAAAAAATGAATAAGTCAGAAATGTTGTTGGTGATGATTGGAGGAATGGCAACTGTAGCGGGCGCAGTTTTGGCTGCGTATATTGGATTTTTAGGTGGAGACGATCCTGTGTTAAGATTGCAATTCGCAAAACATTTATTAGCAGCTTCTGTGATGGCAGCTCCAGGAGCAATCGTAATTTCTAAAATATTGTATCCACAAGTAGAAGAAATAAATACAGATGTGCGTGTTTCTAGTGAAAAAATAGGCTCAAATATTTTAGATTCAATAGCAAATGGAACAACAGAAGGATTAAAACTGGCAGTTAATGTTGGTGCAATGTTGTTGGTTTTTGTTGCATTTATTGCAATGATGAACGGAATTCTAGGTTGGGTTGGAGATATTACTTCTATAAACGATTGGATTGCAGGAAACACTTCTTACCAAAGTTTGTCCTTGGAATTTATGTTAGGATATATTTTTGCACCGCTAATGTGGTTAATTGGGGTAGCAACAGATGATATGGCAATGATGGGGCAATTACTAGGAATTAAATTAGTAGCAAGTGAATTTGTTGGATATATACAATTGGCTGAATTAAAAAATGTGGCAAGTGCAGTTCATTTAAATTATAATAAATCAGTGATTATGGCAACGTACATGTTGTGTGGTTTTGCTAATTTTGCGTCTATCGGAATTCAAATTGGTGGAATTGGTTCTTTAGCGCCTGGTCAAAGAAAAACATTGTCAGAATTTGGGATGAAAGCCCTAATTGGAGGAACAATTGCATCTTTAATGTCTGCTGCAATTGCGGGAATGATTATAGGGTAA
- a CDS encoding four helix bundle protein, whose translation MRNFRKLDVWNDARFLVKEVYVITSKLPSSEKFGLISQINRCVISVPANIAEGSTKDSQKDFIRFLQFSLGSAYELESHLILCSDLNFIEEKELNLTIDKIQILQRRISSLIKYNQSKL comes from the coding sequence ATGAGAAACTTTAGGAAACTTGATGTTTGGAATGATGCTAGGTTTTTAGTTAAAGAAGTTTATGTCATCACATCAAAATTGCCTTCTTCAGAAAAATTTGGATTAATTTCTCAAATTAATAGATGCGTAATTTCTGTACCTGCAAATATTGCAGAAGGAAGCACAAAGGATTCTCAAAAAGATTTTATTCGATTTTTACAATTTAGTTTAGGATCTGCCTATGAGTTAGAATCACATTTAATTTTATGTTCAGATTTAAATTTTATTGAAGAGAAAGAATTAAATTTGACTATTGATAAAATTCAAATTTTACAAAGACGAATTTCATCTTTAATAAAATACAATCAATCTAAACTTTAA
- a CDS encoding thymidylate synthase, which produces MKQYLDLVKHVLENGNAKGDRTGTGTKSVFGHQMRFDLSEGFPMVTTKKLHLKSIIYELLWFINGDTNIKYLQENGVKIWNSWADEKGDLGPVYGHQWRNWNSDDIDQLQEVITTLKNNPNSRRMLVSAWNPSVLPDTFKSFSENVANGKAALPPCHAFFQFYVADGKLSCQLYQRSADIFLGVPFNIASYALFTMMIAQVCGYQAGEFIHTFGDAHIYNNHVEQLELQLSREVRALPKMKINPEITSIFDFKFEDFELVDYNPHPHIKGKVAV; this is translated from the coding sequence ATGAAACAATATTTAGATTTAGTGAAGCACGTTTTAGAAAACGGAAACGCAAAAGGAGACAGAACAGGTACAGGAACTAAAAGTGTTTTTGGACATCAAATGCGTTTTGATTTAAGTGAAGGTTTTCCGATGGTAACCACTAAAAAACTACATTTAAAATCGATAATTTATGAATTGTTATGGTTTATAAATGGAGATACAAATATTAAATATTTACAAGAGAATGGTGTGAAAATCTGGAATTCTTGGGCGGATGAAAAAGGAGACTTAGGTCCAGTTTACGGACATCAATGGCGTAATTGGAATAGCGATGATATTGATCAATTACAAGAAGTAATTACAACGTTAAAAAACAATCCTAATTCTAGAAGAATGTTGGTTTCTGCATGGAATCCATCGGTTTTGCCAGATACTTTTAAATCATTTTCAGAAAATGTTGCCAACGGAAAAGCAGCTTTGCCGCCATGTCATGCGTTCTTTCAGTTTTATGTAGCAGACGGAAAATTATCTTGTCAATTGTATCAGCGTAGCGCAGATATTTTTTTAGGCGTTCCGTTTAATATTGCAAGTTATGCTTTATTTACTATGATGATAGCGCAAGTTTGTGGGTATCAAGCAGGAGAATTTATCCATACTTTTGGCGATGCACATATTTACAATAATCATGTAGAACAATTAGAATTGCAATTGTCTAGAGAAGTAAGAGCGTTGCCAAAAATGAAAATCAATCCAGAAATTACTTCCATTTTTGATTTTAAATTTGAAGATTTTGAATTGGTAGATTACAATCCACATCCACATATTAAAGGAAAAGTTGCTGTTTAA
- a CDS encoding dihydrofolate reductase, which translates to MSTITIIAAIANNNALGKDNDLIWHLPVDLKRFKKVTSGHHILMGRNTFESIGKPLPNRTTVIITRNKNYQAEGCIVVDSIEKAIEVAKEDAQIFIIGGAQIYKQAMASNLVDQLDITQVHQSFDADVFFPEIDSKIWYEIAREDFSSDEKNKYDYSFISYQKRKDN; encoded by the coding sequence ATGAGTACAATTACAATTATAGCAGCAATAGCAAATAACAATGCTTTAGGAAAAGACAATGATTTAATTTGGCATTTACCAGTCGATTTAAAACGCTTTAAAAAGGTAACTTCTGGGCATCATATTTTAATGGGCAGAAACACGTTTGAATCTATTGGAAAACCCTTGCCAAATAGAACAACAGTTATTATCACCAGAAATAAAAACTACCAAGCAGAAGGTTGTATTGTTGTTGATAGCATTGAAAAAGCAATTGAAGTTGCCAAAGAAGATGCACAAATTTTTATTATTGGCGGAGCACAAATTTACAAACAAGCAATGGCTTCTAATTTAGTAGATCAATTAGATATCACTCAAGTGCATCAGTCTTTTGATGCCGATGTTTTTTTTCCTGAAATTGACTCTAAAATTTGGTATGAGATTGCTCGAGAAGATTTTTCTTCTGATGAAAAAAATAAATATGATTATAGTTTTATCAGTTATCAAAAAAGAAAGGATAACTAA
- a CDS encoding DUF6146 family protein: MKQLKFYTFLIPFILLIVSCGSYQTKNNTTIKEQPVVIANEALQYEIIIIDPGFTTFLNTQARSKEYYSESYLKNKNRLYVNVWNNRVRYPQRFNSNIYENAIDYQANIDYGLDVNYKLYWYFKFAEQKYKMKLSY; this comes from the coding sequence ATGAAACAGCTAAAATTTTATACATTCCTTATCCCTTTTATTTTATTGATTGTTAGTTGTGGTTCATATCAAACAAAAAATAATACGACGATAAAAGAGCAACCTGTTGTAATTGCTAATGAAGCATTACAATACGAAATTATTATTATAGACCCAGGATTTACTACTTTTTTAAATACCCAAGCCAGATCAAAGGAATATTATTCTGAATCGTATTTAAAAAATAAAAATAGACTTTATGTAAATGTTTGGAATAATAGGGTTAGATATCCTCAACGATTTAACTCTAATATTTATGAAAACGCAATCGATTATCAAGCGAATATTGATTATGGTTTAGATGTAAATTATAAATTGTACTGGTACTTTAAATTTGCAGAACAGAAGTACAAAATGAAACTTTCTTATTAG
- a CDS encoding M24 family metallopeptidase: MRKIIFYLFIAAVLFSCNQPEIKKAPYKILNEKERAVVQDEIIEDRFNNLLPKLMDETDIDMWVVISREYNEDPVIKTMLPSTWLNARRRTILVFYRNKEKNTIEKLAVARYDVGKNIKSAWNKEKEPNQWKALNRIIEERNPTKIGVNISKYFALADGLVKTDHDEFVENLSKANQKKIVSAEKLAIGWIETRTPKEMELFRNLVKITHDIIDEAFTNNVIKPGETTTNDVVWWMRQKVTDLGLSTWFHPTIDIQRSKEPLKPHIYSFSKAKNNQVILPGDLLHCDFGISYLGLNTDCQQHAYVLGKDETEVPAFLVDAFAKGNRLQDILTNNMQVGKTGNEILVASLNQAKKEGLQPSIYSHPLGLFGHSAGTTIGMWDSQGGVPFNGDYLLHKNTVYAIELNVTVAIKEWQKDIRIMLEEAGFFGDGKHEFVNERQEAIKPIKINY; the protein is encoded by the coding sequence ATGCGTAAAATTATTTTCTACCTATTTATAGCAGCAGTCTTATTTTCTTGTAATCAACCAGAGATTAAAAAAGCACCCTACAAGATTTTAAACGAAAAAGAGAGAGCAGTAGTACAAGACGAAATTATTGAAGATCGTTTTAACAACCTACTTCCTAAGTTGATGGACGAAACCGATATTGATATGTGGGTTGTAATTTCTAGAGAATACAACGAAGATCCTGTGATAAAAACCATGTTGCCATCAACTTGGTTAAATGCAAGAAGAAGAACCATTTTGGTATTTTACCGAAACAAAGAGAAAAACACCATCGAAAAATTGGCCGTTGCAAGATATGATGTTGGAAAAAACATCAAATCGGCATGGAATAAAGAGAAAGAACCAAATCAATGGAAAGCATTAAATAGGATTATTGAAGAACGGAATCCAACTAAAATAGGTGTAAATATTTCTAAATATTTTGCATTGGCTGATGGATTGGTAAAAACGGATCATGATGAATTTGTAGAGAATTTATCAAAAGCCAATCAAAAGAAAATTGTTTCTGCAGAAAAATTAGCAATTGGTTGGATAGAAACTAGAACTCCAAAAGAAATGGAGTTGTTTAGAAACTTAGTGAAAATTACGCACGATATTATTGATGAAGCATTTACTAATAATGTGATAAAACCAGGAGAAACAACTACGAATGACGTTGTTTGGTGGATGCGTCAAAAAGTGACAGATCTGGGATTAAGCACTTGGTTTCATCCAACAATAGATATTCAACGAAGTAAAGAACCTTTAAAACCTCATATTTATTCGTTTTCAAAAGCCAAAAATAATCAGGTAATTTTGCCTGGTGATTTATTGCATTGCGATTTTGGAATAAGTTATCTTGGCTTAAATACCGATTGCCAGCAGCATGCCTATGTATTAGGGAAAGATGAAACAGAAGTTCCAGCATTTTTAGTTGATGCTTTTGCAAAAGGAAATCGTTTGCAAGATATTTTAACAAACAATATGCAAGTAGGAAAAACCGGAAATGAAATTCTAGTAGCTTCTTTAAATCAAGCAAAAAAAGAAGGATTACAACCTTCAATATATTCTCATCCTTTGGGGCTTTTTGGTCATAGTGCCGGAACTACGATTGGAATGTGGGATTCTCAAGGCGGAGTGCCTTTTAATGGAGATTATCTGTTACATAAAAATACGGTGTACGCAATTGAACTAAATGTTACTGTTGCTATAAAAGAATGGCAAAAAGACATTAGAATTATGCTAGAAGAAGCTGGTTTTTTTGGAGATGGAAAACATGAGTTTGTAAATGAAAGACAAGAAGCAATTAAACCAATAAAAATTAACTATTAA
- a CDS encoding DNA-3-methyladenine glycosylase I encodes MQKRCFWVNNDPLYIEYHDKEWGKPVYDDATLFEFLLLETFQAGLSWITILKKRENFRKAFDHFDYQKIANYKQDKFDELIVNSGIIRNKLKVKSAITNAQLFMEIQKEFGSFSKFIWNYVDGKPIKNSFKTREEVPATTELSDTISKELKKRGFKFVGSTIIYAFMQATGMVNDHSTDCFCY; translated from the coding sequence ATGCAGAAAAGATGTTTTTGGGTAAATAATGACCCGCTATATATTGAATATCATGATAAAGAATGGGGAAAGCCAGTGTATGATGACGCAACGTTGTTTGAGTTTTTGTTATTAGAAACTTTTCAAGCGGGTTTAAGTTGGATAACAATTCTGAAAAAACGAGAAAACTTTAGAAAAGCTTTTGATCATTTCGATTATCAAAAAATTGCAAATTACAAGCAGGATAAATTTGATGAGTTAATTGTAAATTCAGGGATTATTAGAAATAAACTAAAAGTAAAATCTGCCATTACAAATGCACAATTATTTATGGAGATTCAGAAGGAATTTGGTTCGTTTTCAAAATTTATTTGGAATTATGTTGATGGAAAACCAATCAAAAACTCTTTTAAAACAAGAGAAGAAGTACCAGCAACAACAGAACTTTCAGATACAATTTCTAAAGAGTTGAAAAAACGCGGATTTAAATTTGTTGGCTCAACAATTATTTATGCTTTTATGCAGGCAACCGGAATGGTTAATGATCATTCAACAGACTGTTTTTGTTATTAA
- a CDS encoding TlpA family protein disulfide reductase: MKKVLLLLMLVSIGLYAQEKKASSNFSTTTVEKLDLNKIFDKKTGEKISPRKFLKLRKSDKNYILERVIDKYGNIERYLYVKTTKKLITRDVSNRIKPGEKFPNFNLKTIENRRIVLDKLKKKIVIIRFEMEANSFRFKKREILELDNQINELKNKNEKVEALIIFISNASEIKKGFNLKKSNFKLVANGQNFNERYFITRYPTTIVIDGKGNLIDYFSYSGEIVLKDLIKK, encoded by the coding sequence ATGAAAAAAGTATTGTTATTATTAATGTTAGTTTCAATTGGATTATATGCTCAAGAAAAAAAAGCATCAAGCAATTTTTCAACTACAACTGTAGAAAAGTTAGACTTAAATAAAATATTTGATAAAAAAACAGGTGAAAAAATTTCTCCAAGAAAGTTTTTAAAATTAAGAAAATCAGATAAAAATTATATTCTAGAACGTGTTATAGATAAGTATGGTAATATTGAGAGGTATCTTTATGTAAAAACAACGAAAAAATTAATAACAAGAGATGTAAGTAATCGAATAAAACCCGGAGAGAAGTTCCCAAACTTTAACTTAAAAACTATAGAAAATAGAAGGATAGTATTAGATAAACTTAAAAAAAAGATTGTAATTATACGATTCGAAATGGAAGCTAATAGTTTTAGATTTAAAAAGAGAGAAATTTTAGAATTAGATAATCAAATTAATGAACTTAAAAATAAAAACGAAAAAGTTGAAGCTTTGATCATATTTATTTCAAATGCTTCTGAAATTAAAAAAGGATTTAACCTTAAAAAATCAAATTTTAAATTAGTGGCAAATGGGCAGAATTTTAATGAAAGATACTTTATCACTAGATACCCAACTACTATTGTAATTGATGGAAAAGGGAATCTTATTGATTATTTTTCTTACTCAGGTGAAATTGTTTTAAAAGATTTAATTAAAAAATAA
- a CDS encoding SDR family NAD(P)-dependent oxidoreductase has protein sequence MKTAIVFGATSGIGKSLTEILVKNNYKVAITGRRLELLEALKNKYPDQILVKQNDIQQLEEVEKVFNEIVAEFKTIDLIVQSSGVGFVNPRLEWNLLAQTINTNVLGVTKLYALAYKLFKQQQFGHLVGISSIASIRGNRAAPDYFSSKAYQKAFLESLYIKTKSIKSKKVFITDIRPGFVDTPMALGDDIFWMVPLDKAATQIYLAIKKKKRVAYISKRWAIVAFVLKIAPAWLLKKLL, from the coding sequence ATGAAGACAGCAATTGTTTTTGGAGCAACTTCTGGTATCGGAAAATCTCTAACAGAAATATTAGTTAAAAACAACTATAAAGTTGCAATTACTGGTAGAAGGTTAGAATTGTTGGAAGCATTAAAAAATAAATATCCAGATCAAATTTTAGTCAAACAAAACGATATTCAGCAACTAGAAGAGGTTGAAAAAGTTTTCAATGAAATTGTAGCAGAATTTAAAACCATCGATTTAATTGTGCAATCTTCTGGAGTTGGATTTGTAAATCCGAGATTAGAATGGAACTTGTTAGCACAAACAATTAACACAAATGTTTTAGGTGTTACAAAATTATATGCTTTAGCATACAAGCTATTTAAACAACAGCAATTTGGACATTTGGTTGGTATTTCTTCTATTGCATCGATCAGAGGAAATAGAGCAGCGCCAGATTATTTTTCATCCAAAGCATATCAAAAAGCATTTTTAGAAAGTTTGTATATCAAAACAAAATCGATAAAATCTAAGAAAGTATTTATTACAGATATTCGTCCAGGATTTGTAGATACACCAATGGCTTTAGGCGATGATATTTTTTGGATGGTTCCTTTAGATAAAGCGGCAACTCAAATTTATTTAGCAATTAAAAAGAAAAAAAGAGTGGCATACATTTCTAAACGTTGGGCAATCGTTGCTTTTGTATTAAAAATAGCTCCAGCTTGGCTGCTAAAAAAACTATTATAA